A genomic region of Gloeocapsopsis dulcis contains the following coding sequences:
- a CDS encoding PIN domain-containing protein, which yields MNVLVSDTSVLVDLERGGLLEATFSLPVTMAVPDLLYAQELSNYNGERLLNLGLQILELDDQGVEMAINYREQVRAISLPDSFALVLAKTSGFTLLTGDGALRNLAAKEQVECHGVLWILDFLEQEQVIAIANLYAGLNKIANHPRCRLPTHEVTIRLSRYTRQN from the coding sequence ATGAATGTTCTCGTCTCCGATACCTCCGTGCTGGTAGATCTTGAACGCGGCGGTCTCCTGGAAGCTACTTTTAGCCTACCTGTAACCATGGCAGTCCCAGATTTGCTATATGCACAAGAGTTGAGTAACTATAATGGGGAGCGATTGCTCAACCTGGGTCTCCAAATCCTCGAACTCGACGACCAAGGGGTCGAGATGGCCATCAACTACCGCGAACAAGTCCGCGCTATCTCGCTCCCTGACAGTTTTGCTTTAGTGCTTGCCAAGACTTCAGGGTTTACCCTCCTCACTGGTGACGGCGCACTGCGTAACTTGGCAGCTAAAGAACAGGTCGAATGTCATGGAGTTCTTTGGATTCTAGATTTTTTGGAACAGGAACAGGTTATAGCGATAGCAAATCTCTATGCAGGACTTAACAAGATCGCTAACCACCCCCGATGTCGCTTACCTACACACGAAGTTACTATTCGCCTTAGTCGTTATACTAGGCAAAATTGA
- a CDS encoding AGE family epimerase/isomerase produces the protein MSNMGFSFSDTVSGYVTNFESSKGSFGTFELKTSDGRNFLIALTSMTSAEIVRNLEAPYYDCTIQMQSMLVQNRYLFAYGIFYPEAGQYKFEAKHIIFFGRTESEYLFEKPDWWVNQIGSLANFYLKAQFEDGEIDYRKYRTRLGLNGVKAASSRQETASLSRLVYGFATAYMITGEDRYLEAAEKGTEYLREHMRFLDESKGICYWYHAVDVNSDGSEQRILASQFGDDYDAISVYEQIYLLAGLTQTYRVTGDPRIMNDIELTINLFNRYFLDKTDKGGFFSHLDPTTLNPHSETLGHNRAKKNWNSIGDHAPAYLINLWLATGNEEYANFLEYTFDTIEKYFPDYNRSPFVQERFYEDWKHDTNWRWQQNRAVVGHNLKIAWNMMRMHHLKSKEKYVALSERIAVIMLATGNDKQRGGWYDCVERTLEPGEEVHRFVWHDRKAWWQQEQAILAYLILAGSCGNPKYQRLARESAAFYNAWFLDHEDGGIYFNVSANGLPYLLGKTERGKGCHSMSGYHSFELAFLATVYTNLLITKEPIDLYFKPKPGGFKDNILRVQPDILPPGSVHIGEVWINGQLYSDFDADRLTVKLPFTQDDLKVQVRILPTQVVFDTPVLEVSAGAAV, from the coding sequence ATGAGCAATATGGGCTTTTCGTTTTCGGACACAGTCTCTGGGTATGTTACCAATTTTGAATCATCGAAGGGATCTTTTGGCACTTTCGAACTCAAGACATCAGACGGGAGGAACTTTTTGATAGCATTAACCTCAATGACCTCTGCTGAGATAGTGCGTAATTTGGAAGCTCCTTACTACGATTGCACTATCCAGATGCAATCAATGCTTGTCCAAAATCGGTATCTCTTCGCGTACGGCATTTTCTATCCTGAAGCAGGTCAGTACAAGTTTGAAGCTAAACATATAATCTTTTTTGGCAGGACAGAAAGTGAGTATCTTTTTGAAAAACCAGACTGGTGGGTCAACCAGATAGGAAGTCTTGCCAATTTTTATCTGAAAGCGCAGTTCGAGGATGGTGAAATTGATTATCGGAAATATCGCACAAGGCTAGGCTTGAATGGCGTAAAGGCAGCGAGCAGTCGTCAAGAAACTGCCTCTCTTTCTCGTTTGGTTTACGGCTTTGCCACAGCCTACATGATAACTGGAGAAGACCGCTACCTAGAGGCTGCTGAAAAAGGAACCGAATACTTGCGCGAACACATGCGTTTTCTCGATGAGAGCAAAGGAATTTGCTATTGGTATCACGCAGTTGACGTGAATTCCGATGGCAGCGAGCAGAGAATACTTGCCTCACAATTTGGGGATGATTATGACGCTATCTCAGTGTATGAGCAGATTTATTTGCTGGCTGGGCTCACCCAGACCTACAGAGTGACAGGCGATCCACGTATCATGAATGACATCGAGTTGACCATTAATCTGTTTAACCGCTATTTTCTGGACAAAACGGACAAAGGGGGATTTTTCTCACACCTTGATCCGACTACTCTCAACCCTCACTCTGAGACTTTGGGTCATAACCGTGCGAAAAAGAACTGGAACTCGATAGGTGACCATGCCCCTGCCTATCTGATCAATCTTTGGCTGGCAACTGGTAATGAAGAATACGCTAATTTTCTTGAGTACACCTTTGACACCATCGAAAAATATTTTCCAGATTACAACCGTAGCCCGTTTGTTCAGGAACGTTTTTATGAGGACTGGAAGCACGACACGAACTGGAGATGGCAACAGAACCGAGCAGTCGTGGGGCATAACCTCAAAATCGCCTGGAATATGATGCGTATGCACCACCTGAAATCAAAAGAGAAGTATGTAGCCCTATCCGAAAGGATTGCAGTTATTATGCTTGCAACTGGCAACGATAAACAGCGTGGGGGGTGGTACGACTGTGTAGAGCGAACACTAGAGCCAGGAGAAGAAGTACATCGCTTTGTATGGCATGATCGGAAGGCTTGGTGGCAGCAGGAACAGGCTATCTTAGCTTACCTCATCCTTGCTGGCTCATGTGGTAACCCTAAATACCAACGCTTGGCACGTGAATCGGCAGCTTTCTATAACGCTTGGTTCCTCGATCACGAAGATGGAGGTATCTACTTCAATGTTTCTGCAAATGGGCTTCCCTATCTACTTGGAAAAACTGAACGAGGCAAGGGCTGCCACTCTATGAGCGGTTACCACTCGTTCGAGCTAGCCTTCTTAGCTACAGTCTATACTAATCTGCTGATTACCAAAGAGCCGATAGACTTGTACTTCAAGCCAAAGCCAGGAGGCTTTAAGGATAATATCCTGCGAGTTCAGCCAGATATCCTTCCACCTGGCAGCGTGCATATTGGCGAAGTCTGGATTAATGGGCAACTGTATTCTGATTTTGATGCCGATAGGCTAACAGTCAAGCTGCCATTCACTCAAGACGACCTGAAAGTTCAAGTTCGAATTCTTCCCACTCAAGTAGTTTTTGACACACCTGTGCTAGAAGTGTCTGCAGGTGCAGCTGTCTAG
- the glgX gene encoding glycogen debranching protein GlgX, whose product MTMYQTEPIITYQIESGSPHPLGAVPDRHGVNFSIFSEHATSVELLIFDKRDDLEPIQIIELDPKINKTFHFWHVYVRRLRSPTFYVYRVDGSQDLHRAGHCFNKQKVLIDPYAKGNTNTLWRRLDALGTKDNLTTSMRSVVVDISDYDWEGDRPLNRSMSETLIYEVHVRGFTKSPSSGCKNRGTFSGIIEKIPYLKELGITAVEFLPIFDFDEDHIVREVNGKPLKDYWGYNPHSFFALEGLYCAFSDAGNQIREFRDMVKALHKAGIEIILDVVFNHTEEGNHLGPIINFKGLANNIYYHLEPFDRQYYSNYSMCGNALNCNHPIVEKLIMECLEFWVKEMHIDGFRFDQGAILSRGQDGLPMAHPPLIWHIETSKNLAETKIIAEAWDATGLYQTGGFPGYRWAEWNVHFRDDVRRFLKGDPGLVKELAMRIAGSADLYQLSGHLPINSINFVTCHDGFTLNDLVSYNDKHNEANGEDSWDGISDNLSWNCGIEGETENSEIDALRRRQIKNLVAILLLSQGVPMIVAGDEVRRTQKGNNNPYCQDNEISWFDWDLVDKNADIFRFFKLMIDFRKCHSALRRSHFFSGEVNERGLADISWHGCKLFSPGWNDFHARVLAFTLGGFKEEADIHVMLNMYWENLEFEVPFLEGRGWYKFVDTAESSPIDIVEAGKEAAISGNVCLVKDRSVVILISK is encoded by the coding sequence ATGACTATGTATCAAACTGAACCAATAATTACATATCAAATAGAGTCAGGAAGTCCGCATCCTTTAGGTGCGGTGCCCGATAGACATGGAGTAAATTTTTCAATCTTTTCAGAGCATGCCACATCTGTCGAACTCTTAATTTTTGATAAGCGTGATGATCTAGAACCTATCCAGATTATTGAATTAGATCCAAAAATCAATAAAACGTTTCATTTTTGGCATGTTTATGTGAGAAGGCTGAGATCTCCCACTTTCTACGTCTATCGGGTTGATGGTTCTCAAGATTTACATAGGGCAGGGCACTGCTTCAATAAACAAAAAGTACTGATTGATCCTTACGCTAAGGGAAACACCAACACTCTTTGGAGGCGGCTTGATGCTTTGGGGACAAAAGACAACCTGACTACATCTATGCGCAGTGTAGTCGTTGATATATCGGATTATGATTGGGAAGGGGATCGTCCCCTCAATCGGTCAATGAGTGAAACTCTCATTTATGAAGTACACGTTAGGGGATTTACTAAGTCCCCCTCTTCAGGTTGCAAAAACCGTGGTACGTTTTCTGGAATCATCGAGAAAATTCCTTACCTGAAAGAGTTGGGAATTACAGCTGTTGAATTCCTGCCGATATTTGACTTTGACGAAGATCACATCGTCCGAGAAGTTAATGGAAAACCACTAAAAGACTACTGGGGATATAATCCACACAGCTTCTTTGCCCTTGAAGGCTTGTATTGTGCTTTCTCTGATGCAGGAAACCAAATCAGAGAGTTTCGGGATATGGTCAAGGCGTTGCATAAGGCAGGAATTGAGATCATTTTGGATGTGGTCTTTAATCATACGGAAGAAGGCAACCATCTAGGTCCAATTATTAATTTCAAAGGACTTGCTAATAATATCTACTATCACTTGGAACCCTTCGACAGGCAGTACTACAGCAACTACTCAATGTGTGGAAATGCCCTCAACTGCAACCACCCAATAGTAGAGAAGTTGATTATGGAATGTCTGGAATTTTGGGTGAAAGAGATGCACATTGATGGCTTCCGATTCGATCAAGGAGCTATCCTATCCCGTGGACAGGACGGTCTCCCCATGGCGCATCCACCATTAATATGGCATATTGAAACATCAAAAAATCTGGCTGAAACTAAAATCATTGCTGAAGCTTGGGATGCTACTGGGCTTTATCAAACTGGCGGCTTTCCTGGGTATCGTTGGGCAGAGTGGAACGTACACTTCAGGGATGATGTTCGGCGCTTTCTCAAGGGAGATCCAGGGCTCGTAAAAGAACTTGCTATGCGTATTGCCGGGAGTGCTGATCTCTATCAATTAAGTGGACATTTACCAATCAACAGCATCAATTTCGTTACTTGTCATGATGGATTCACCCTTAATGATTTAGTTTCGTATAATGACAAGCATAATGAAGCCAATGGTGAGGACAGTTGGGATGGAATCAGTGATAATCTAAGCTGGAATTGTGGCATTGAAGGAGAAACTGAAAACTCAGAAATTGATGCACTACGTCGGCGGCAGATTAAGAACTTAGTAGCTATTTTATTGCTCTCTCAGGGCGTGCCAATGATTGTGGCCGGTGATGAAGTTAGACGCACCCAGAAAGGCAACAACAACCCTTACTGCCAAGATAACGAGATCAGTTGGTTTGACTGGGATCTAGTAGATAAGAACGCTGATATCTTCAGGTTCTTCAAGCTAATGATTGATTTCCGCAAATGCCATTCTGCCTTACGCCGTAGCCATTTCTTCAGCGGTGAAGTTAATGAGCGTGGTCTGGCGGATATCTCTTGGCATGGTTGTAAGTTGTTCAGTCCGGGTTGGAACGACTTTCATGCCAGAGTTCTCGCCTTTACTTTGGGGGGCTTCAAAGAGGAAGCAGATATTCACGTCATGCTCAATATGTACTGGGAGAACCTCGAATTTGAAGTTCCCTTTCTTGAAGGCAGGGGATGGTACAAATTTGTAGATACTGCTGAATCTTCCCCTATAGATATTGTGGAAGCAGGGAAAGAGGCTGCGATTTCAGGCAATGTCTGTCTTGTTAAAGACCGTAGCGTTGTAATTTTAATTTCCAAATAA
- a CDS encoding IS110 family transposase, which yields MEKVSSTLEEINQNAAGIDLGSGEHWVCVPTDRADKNVRRFGCFTPDLIAMADWLIEYRINTVAMEATGVYWIPVFQILEAKGFEVKLVNAHHVKTVPGRKTDVLDCQWLQKLHTYGLLSGSFRPEDQVCVLRSYIRQRDTLIKSASAHIQRMQKALIQMNLHLHKVISDVTGLTGMKIIKAIVAGEQDPQVLASLKDPHIKSSTADIAASLTGDYRREHLFVLQQELTLYEVYQQQITAVDAEIEKCLASFEPQTLDEPPTTPRKRRKKPTANHPNFDLHKYLYRMAGVDFTLIDGLDALTVQTILSEVGLDPKRFPTVKHFTSWLGLCPGQKVTGGKLKSSQTRNVVNRAANAFRMAAFSLTHSRSALGAFYRRLRSRLGAPKAITATAHKLARLFYHIWITAGQYSDPGMDYYEQKYQELMLKNLKQKAQALGLQLIPISHPTECVS from the coding sequence GTGGAAAAAGTATCATCCACTTTAGAAGAAATTAACCAGAACGCAGCCGGAATAGACCTTGGTAGTGGAGAACATTGGGTTTGTGTCCCCACTGATAGGGCAGATAAAAATGTTCGCCGATTTGGGTGTTTTACCCCTGATTTAATTGCAATGGCCGATTGGTTAATAGAATACCGAATAAATACCGTGGCAATGGAAGCCACAGGAGTTTATTGGATTCCAGTGTTTCAGATATTAGAAGCCAAGGGTTTTGAGGTCAAATTAGTCAATGCTCATCACGTTAAAACAGTCCCTGGGCGCAAAACAGATGTATTAGATTGCCAGTGGTTACAAAAGTTACATACATATGGACTACTGTCTGGTTCTTTTCGCCCAGAAGACCAAGTTTGTGTGCTACGCAGTTATATCCGTCAGCGAGACACCTTAATCAAGAGTGCTAGTGCCCATATACAACGGATGCAAAAGGCACTCATCCAGATGAATTTACATCTCCACAAAGTCATCAGCGATGTAACTGGTTTGACCGGAATGAAGATTATAAAAGCAATCGTTGCTGGTGAACAAGACCCACAAGTTTTAGCATCCCTCAAAGACCCACATATCAAAAGCAGCACAGCAGATATTGCCGCATCTTTAACTGGTGATTACCGCCGTGAACATTTATTTGTCCTTCAGCAAGAATTAACACTGTATGAGGTTTACCAACAACAGATTACTGCTGTTGACGCTGAAATTGAAAAATGTTTAGCATCCTTTGAACCTCAGACTTTAGATGAACCGCCAACAACGCCAAGAAAACGTCGGAAAAAACCGACTGCAAATCACCCAAATTTTGACTTGCATAAGTATCTTTATCGGATGGCAGGAGTAGACTTTACACTGATTGATGGTCTTGATGCTTTAACTGTTCAGACCATTTTATCTGAAGTGGGATTAGACCCAAAACGCTTTCCTACAGTTAAGCACTTTACATCTTGGTTGGGTTTATGTCCTGGTCAAAAAGTGACTGGTGGTAAGCTCAAAAGCTCACAAACTCGTAATGTTGTCAATCGAGCAGCCAATGCTTTTCGCATGGCGGCGTTTTCTTTAACTCACAGTCGCTCTGCTCTGGGTGCATTTTATCGCCGCTTACGTTCTCGCTTGGGCGCGCCTAAAGCTATCACTGCTACTGCTCACAAACTGGCTCGTTTGTTTTACCATATCTGGATCACTGCTGGGCAATATTCTGATCCTGGTATGGACTACTATGAGCAAAAATACCAGGAACTGATGCTCAAAAACCTCAAGCAAAAAGCTCAGGCTCTTGGTTTACAACTCATCCCTATTTCCCACCCCACCGAATGTGTTTCTTGA
- a CDS encoding DJ-1/PfpI family protein — translation MATASSKLEGKIGVLIESYFDEHEYQRFNQFFPEHGYEVEYVSHLWNQEKLTFKGNDFTEEVTVEVEVKDVNPADYKGIILIGGYAMDRLRYQERPKDGQSNQAPAVAFLVKAANTEGLKIGTICHSLWLFCAEPELLKNRRVTCAHNIICDVENAGGIVMFDGDEAKNTYIDGNLITGRHPGVIEEFMSIFLKEINK, via the coding sequence ATGGCTACCGCATCTTCTAAGTTAGAAGGAAAAATTGGTGTGTTGATTGAGTCATACTTCGATGAACATGAGTACCAACGATTCAATCAGTTCTTCCCTGAACATGGATACGAGGTGGAATATGTTTCTCATCTTTGGAATCAAGAGAAGCTGACCTTCAAGGGGAACGATTTTACAGAAGAAGTTACAGTCGAGGTAGAAGTCAAGGATGTTAATCCAGCTGATTATAAAGGTATTATCCTCATCGGTGGGTATGCCATGGATCGTCTGCGATATCAGGAACGTCCTAAAGATGGTCAATCTAACCAAGCGCCTGCTGTGGCGTTCCTCGTCAAAGCAGCGAATACCGAAGGATTGAAGATTGGCACTATTTGCCATAGTCTGTGGTTGTTTTGTGCGGAACCGGAATTACTCAAGAATCGTAGGGTTACTTGTGCTCACAACATCATTTGTGATGTAGAGAATGCCGGTGGAATCGTCATGTTTGATGGCGATGAAGCTAAAAATACCTATATTGACGGCAATCTAATCACGGGGAGACATCCTGGAGTCATTGAGGAATTTATGAGCATTTTCTTGAAAGAAATCAACAAGTAG
- a CDS encoding carboxymuconolactone decarboxylase family protein — MKKPDAPDFIKALNDLDPAFGNLAVQHMGEIWSRPGLTLKERAFISIVCDVCNQTLSTPFEYHIKMALENGATRQDVKEAVLHTVVYDASTKCLEAIAKLKELYAVFDKMGLYLTGDKVSHLEPAVNWVLDTDVKDRLLAFDSQYGDLVARHAGEIWSRSGLTPMERIYISLAGDVCQQTLSDSGPFPFHINLCLQNGLSREQVYEILLHLTIEAGFPKVWQAFNALKEHFVTLDQEKP; from the coding sequence ATGAAGAAACCTGATGCTCCAGATTTTATCAAGGCTCTCAACGATCTGGATCCAGCCTTCGGAAACCTTGCAGTGCAGCATATGGGAGAAATATGGAGCCGTCCGGGTTTGACCCTGAAGGAACGTGCTTTCATATCCATTGTCTGCGATGTCTGCAATCAAACCCTGAGTACACCGTTTGAATACCACATCAAGATGGCATTAGAGAATGGTGCTACCCGTCAGGATGTCAAGGAAGCAGTCTTGCATACAGTGGTGTACGATGCTTCTACAAAGTGTTTGGAGGCGATCGCTAAGCTGAAAGAACTGTATGCGGTGTTCGACAAGATGGGTCTGTATCTCACTGGAGACAAGGTCTCGCATTTGGAGCCAGCTGTCAACTGGGTATTAGATACCGATGTCAAAGACAGGCTGTTGGCGTTTGACTCCCAATATGGCGACCTCGTGGCGCGGCATGCGGGCGAAATATGGAGCCGTTCCGGTTTGACACCAATGGAACGTATTTATATATCTCTAGCCGGTGATGTATGCCAGCAGACCTTGAGCGATTCTGGACCATTTCCTTTTCATATTAACCTGTGCCTCCAAAACGGGCTGTCGCGCGAACAGGTGTACGAAATCTTACTGCACCTGACTATTGAAGCGGGTTTCCCAAAAGTCTGGCAAGCATTCAATGCACTGAAGGAACACTTTGTCACACTGGATCAGGAGAAACCATGA
- a CDS encoding winged helix-turn-helix domain-containing protein, translated as MQQWLAQTLGIEAEYHAVYQMTRYRLKAKLKAARPQNSKQNPEQREAFKKKLVDDLELLSQYYCQVQQD; from the coding sequence GTGCAGCAGTGGTTAGCACAAACTCTGGGAATTGAAGCGGAGTATCATGCGGTGTACCAGATGACACGCTATCGGCTCAAGGCAAAGCTAAAAGCGGCTCGACCTCAAAATAGTAAGCAGAACCCAGAACAGCGAGAGGCATTTAAAAAAAAACTTGTAGACGACCTCGAGTTATTGAGTCAATACTATTGCCAAGTACAACAGGATTAG
- a CDS encoding helix-turn-helix domain-containing protein encodes MLIRDLPVFGKLVYLYVPRHQFYCSGYQRYFTEHLTFVDWERRYIQRYEDYIYQRVQSTSIKQVSREEELSWDQVQGIFKHKFAQEKKKCGVRSNDSVLMKSANAKDIKIL; translated from the coding sequence ATGCTAATCCGAGATTTGCCAGTTTTTGGTAAGCTGGTATATCTGTATGTGCCGCGTCACCAGTTTTACTGCTCTGGATATCAACGCTATTTTACTGAACATCTGACTTTTGTCGATTGGGAACGGCGATATATCCAACGTTATGAAGACTATATCTATCAACGAGTTCAAAGCACTAGCATTAAACAAGTTAGCCGTGAGGAAGAACTCAGTTGGGACCAAGTACAAGGAATTTTCAAGCATAAGTTTGCTCAAGAAAAAAAGAAATGTGGGGTGAGATCAAACGACTCAGTATTGATGAAGTCAGCCAACGCAAAGGACATCAAGATTTTGTGA
- a CDS encoding SDR family NAD(P)-dependent oxidoreductase, with protein sequence MDLNLKNTLALVTGSTSGIGKAVAASLVREGASVIINGRSEERVATVVLELRALGNVHGVVADLATAVGTEQLIEQVSAIGPVDILVNNVGFFEFKPFFEVTDEEWSKLFDLNVMSGVRLARTLLKDMLERDWGRIVFVSSEAGVKPNPEMIHYSVTKTTQIALARGLAELTKGTRVTVNSALVAPTWTEGVETFLSKIAASQGTSVEALKTEYFKVDGFNSLLQRFATVDEIASLIVFLCSRNASAINGAAERVDGGMVRSIL encoded by the coding sequence ATGGATTTGAACCTCAAGAATACACTTGCCCTCGTAACTGGTTCCACAAGTGGCATCGGTAAGGCTGTCGCCGCTAGTTTAGTCCGTGAAGGAGCTAGTGTTATCATTAATGGTCGGTCAGAAGAGCGTGTCGCGACGGTAGTTCTCGAACTTCGCGCTCTTGGTAATGTTCACGGTGTAGTTGCTGACCTAGCAACGGCTGTCGGTACTGAGCAACTGATTGAGCAGGTCAGCGCCATCGGTCCGGTTGATATCCTTGTAAACAACGTCGGTTTTTTCGAGTTCAAGCCCTTCTTCGAGGTTACCGATGAAGAGTGGTCTAAGTTGTTTGACCTCAACGTAATGAGCGGTGTCCGGCTGGCTCGCACACTCCTGAAAGATATGCTTGAGCGGGACTGGGGGCGTATTGTCTTCGTCTCCAGTGAAGCGGGCGTCAAGCCGAATCCAGAGATGATTCACTACTCAGTTACTAAGACTACACAAATCGCGTTGGCGCGTGGACTGGCTGAGCTAACAAAGGGAACCCGCGTCACAGTTAACAGTGCCTTAGTTGCCCCCACATGGACTGAAGGGGTGGAGACTTTCCTTAGTAAGATTGCGGCATCCCAGGGGACTAGTGTCGAGGCACTGAAGACTGAGTACTTCAAGGTAGACGGTTTCAACTCGCTGCTCCAACGATTTGCCACTGTTGATGAGATCGCATCTCTCATCGTTTTTCTCTGCTCACGTAACGCCTCAGCTATCAACGGTGCCGCCGAGCGTGTGGACGGTGGCATGGTGCGTTCAATCCTGTAA
- a CDS encoding transposase, protein MYCDVIGTIRNHLDGICNIILIRTTSGVMEEINNRIKLIKRQAYGFMNFNNFRTRLLAASLIRFAYHLISRRAENKFNFSNSFERLIVVE, encoded by the coding sequence GTGTATTGTGATGTGATTGGAACTATTCGGAATCATCTAGACGGGATTTGCAATATTATTTTGATTCGAACGACCAGTGGTGTTATGGAGGAAATTAATAATCGTATTAAGTTAATTAAGCGGCAAGCTTATGGCTTTATGAACTTCAATAACTTTCGTACTAGGTTATTAGCTGCTTCTCTGATTAGGTTCGCTTATCATCTCATATCCAGGAGAGCCGAAAATAAGTTTAATTTCTCAAACTCCTTTGAAAGATTAATTGTAGTTGAGTGA
- a CDS encoding LLM class oxidoreductase, whose protein sequence is MKGTSPVQDRTKHRGFQRVFAPRQLTVGLILPIESYRGAVPTMQNHATLAQRAEQLGFAALWVRDVPLHVPNFGDVGQIFDPWVYLGYLAAQTESITLATGSTILPLRHPLHLAKSAASVDQLSHGRLVLGIASGDRPIEFPAFGIDFNSRGNRFQETLSFFRQVLEERFPTINSSLGTMHDIDLLPKPLSSQIPAIVTGYSRQSLEWIAANADGWLYYLLDSSTQVRVIEQWHTLTEKHAPRVFKPFAQGFNLDLAKNPDMKPIRIHSGVRLGRNWLSGYLENQQQAGVSHVAFNLKYGSRPADDVIDELGEYILPRFGAHPQ, encoded by the coding sequence ATGAAAGGCACTTCTCCTGTACAAGATCGGACGAAGCACCGTGGTTTTCAACGAGTGTTTGCCCCAAGGCAGTTGACTGTCGGGCTGATTCTGCCCATTGAATCCTATCGAGGTGCAGTGCCGACGATGCAGAACCATGCCACATTGGCACAGCGGGCTGAACAGCTTGGCTTTGCTGCATTATGGGTACGAGATGTGCCATTGCACGTCCCCAATTTTGGGGACGTTGGGCAAATATTTGATCCTTGGGTTTACTTAGGTTATCTTGCAGCACAAACGGAAAGCATCACCCTTGCGACTGGAAGCACGATTCTTCCGCTGCGACATCCACTGCATCTAGCAAAGTCTGCTGCTTCCGTAGATCAACTTTCACATGGTCGTCTCGTGCTCGGCATTGCATCTGGCGATAGGCCAATAGAGTTTCCTGCATTTGGTATTGACTTCAATAGCCGTGGTAATCGCTTCCAGGAGACGCTGAGCTTTTTCAGGCAGGTTCTTGAGGAGAGGTTTCCAACAATTAATTCGTCGCTCGGTACGATGCACGATATTGACTTGCTGCCAAAACCGCTCTCGAGCCAAATACCAGCTATTGTGACGGGCTATAGCCGCCAAAGCCTTGAGTGGATTGCTGCTAATGCGGATGGCTGGCTCTATTACCTGCTTGACAGCTCCACCCAAGTGCGTGTCATAGAACAATGGCACACCCTGACTGAAAAGCATGCCCCCAGAGTATTCAAGCCCTTTGCACAGGGATTCAACCTTGACCTTGCCAAGAACCCGGATATGAAGCCAATCAGAATTCACTCAGGGGTTCGTCTGGGTCGCAACTGGCTGAGTGGTTACTTGGAAAATCAGCAACAGGCTGGAGTGAGCCATGTGGCATTCAACTTGAAATATGGCTCTCGTCCCGCTGATGACGTGATTGACGAGTTAGGTGAATACATCTTGCCACGTTTTGGGGCACACCCACAATAG
- a CDS encoding transposase, protein MLFQPPYCPELNLIERLWEHLKADLKWASFKTLE, encoded by the coding sequence TTGTTATTTCAACCGCCTTACTGTCCAGAGTTAAATCTCATTGAGCGGTTATGGGAACATCTCAAGGCAGATCTCAAGTGGGCTTCATTTAAGACGTTGGAGTAA